In Alosa alosa isolate M-15738 ecotype Scorff River chromosome 19, AALO_Geno_1.1, whole genome shotgun sequence, a genomic segment contains:
- the mocs1 gene encoding molybdenum cofactor biosynthesis protein 1 isoform X3, translating to MTRECGRSLSLGPHTASVHVPAGIRRVLKAETLPFSAFLTDSFGRRHNYLRISLTERCNLRCQYCMPEEGIKLTPRAQLLSTEEVLTLARLFVQEGVDKIRLTGGEPLIRPDVLHIIGEMRKLEGLKTIAITTNGVNLSRLLPGLKDAGVDLLNISLDSLVPAKFEFIARRKGFHKVMEGINKAIEMGYNIVKVNCVVMRGLNEDELLDFVALTEKKPLEVRFIEYMPFDGNRWNFKKMVSYQEMLDHIKQEWPNLELLHGAESDTAKIYKVPGFQGQIGFITSMSDHFCGSCNRLRITADGNLKVCLFGNSEVSLRDVLRSGATDAELLQIISAAVGRKKKQHAGMFSISKMKNRPMILIGGLPRVLLSEPRGKIDSVPDHLHLSESSVLSSTPIELSLTDIQDAGRPLDAGTKAPEMHRLVLANGNAEVTQKRTFVEASSCSRNGEVTVGPLRFSMSRTPLSGGTSDLASEMHTNEKTNTHNLLGHDGHAALKTASFLRQVSACLPVAPSSVQGSFIKQPLPLLQRIHQTHRQAKDANQQMKTVKDANQQMKSPPTSDVLTHTDARGQASMVDVSEKGTTRRSATASANVVLGRRAFDLVRDNQLAKGDALSVARLAGIMAAKQTASLIPLCHPLPLDHVSVSVELQEDGQTAVVTATCRTTGQTGVEMEALTAVTVAALALYDMCKAVSRDIIITDVKLLAKTGGQRGDYQRHQT from the exons GCCAGTACTGCATGCCGGAGGAGGGGATCAAGCTGACTCCTCGTGCCCAGCTACTGAGTACTGAAGAAGTACTGACCCTGGCCAGACTCTTCGTTCAGGAGGGCGTGGACAAGATCCGCTTGACAGGGGGCGAGCCTCTTATCAGACCGGATGTATTGCATATTATCG gtGAAATGCGGAAATTGGAAGGTTTGAAAACCATAGCCATAACGACTAATGGTGTGAATTTGAGTCGCCTCCTTCCTGGTTTAAAGGACGCTGGGGTTGATCTACTCAACATTAGCCTAGACTCTTTGGTGCCCGCCAAATTCGAGTTCATCGCCAGACGAAAAG GGTTTCATAAAGTTATGGAGGGCATCAATAAAGCCATTGAGATGGGATACAACATAGTCAAG GTGAACTGTGTGGTGATGCGTGGGCTAAATGAAGACGAGCTTCTTGACTTTGTGGCTCTGACAGAAAAAAAGCCCTTGGAAGTCCGGTTCATTGAGTACATGCCCTTTGATG GAAACAGGtggaattttaaaaaaatggtgAGCTACCAAGAGATGTTGGACCACATCAAGCAGGAATGGCCAAACCTGGAGCTTCTTCATGGTGCAGAGTCTGACACCGCCAAG ATTTACAAAGTTCCAGGCTTCCAGGGCCAGATTGGTTTCATTACTTCCATGTCAGACCACTTCTGTGGCTCCTGCAACCGCCTCCGTATCACAGCAGATGGCAACCTTAAG gtgtgtttgtttgggaaCTCCGAGGTGTCCCTGAGAGATGTACTCCGCTCTGGAGCCACCGACGCTGAGCTGCTGCAGATCATCTCTGCTGCTGTGGGCCGTAAGAAGAAGCAACATGCAG GCATGTTCAGTATCTCTAAGATGAAGAACAGACCCATGATCCTCATCG GTGGATTACCCAGAGTGCTGTTGTCAGAGCCAAGGGGAAAAATCGACTCTGTTCCAGACCACCTTCATTTATCAGAGTCCAGTGTCCTGTCATCGACCCCAATAGAATTATCCCTCACAGACATTCAAGATGCAGGTCGCCCTCTGGATGCAGGCACTAAAGCACCAGAAATGCATAGATTAGTTTTGGCCAATGGAAATGCTGAGGTCACTCAGAAGAGAACATTTGTCGAGGCCAGTAGTTGCTCAAGAAACGGGGAAGTGACCGTAGGTCCTCTCAGGTTTTCTATGTCCAGAACTCCGTTGTCAGGTGGAACCTCTGATTTAGCTTCCGAAATGCACAcaaatgaaaaaacaaacacgcacaaccTGCTTGGCCATGATGGCCATGCTGCACTAAAGACTGCTTCTTTTTTGCGCCAAGTTTCTGCATGTCTCCCAGTAGCGCCCTCCAGTGTACAGGGCAGTTTTATCAAGCAACCACTACCACTACTGCAAAGAATCCATCAGACTCATAGACAAGCTAAAGATGCCAATCAACAGATGAAGACTGTTAAAGATGCCAATCAACAGATGAAGAGCCCCCCAACATCCGATGTGTTGACTCACACCGATGCACGGGGTCAAGCCTCCATGGTGGATGTGAGTGAGAAAGGCACAACACGGCGTTCGGCAACGGCCAGTGCCAACGTGGTGCTGGGACGCCGAGCTTTCGACTTGGTGCGAGACAACCAGCTGGCCAAGGGTGATGCGTTGAGTGTGGCGCGACTAGCGGGCATCATGGCTGCCAAGCAGACGGCCTCACTCATTCCTCTGTGCCACCCTCTGCCGCTTGAccatgtctctgtctctgtcgaGCTACAGGAGGATGGACAAACGGCCGTTGTCACGGCTACCTGCCGCACTACAGGCCAGACTGGTGTGGAGATGGAGGCACTGACGGCTGTTACCGTGGCAGCGCTGGCCCTTTATGACATGTGCAAGGCTGTCAGTCGTGACATCATCATCACCGATGTCAAACTGCTTGCCAAGACAGGTGGTCAGAGAGGAGACTACCAGCGACACCAGACTTGA
- the fosl2 gene encoding fos-related antigen 2 isoform X2 produces MYQDYPGNYDTSSRSSASPAQPESFTSGSSIGSPISTSSYQKHRVDMPGSSSAFIPTINAITTSQDLQWMVQPTVITSMSNPYTRSHPYGLPVSSGTALLGHTALSRPGVIRSIGDARGRRKRDEQLTPEEEEKRRVRRERNKLAAAKCRNRRRELTEMLQGETEKLEEEKADLQKEIETLQKEKDKLEFMLVAHNPVCKLPPEDRHEADPRQCAPLPLTMRTMGQRCQMTHLNPVVVKQEPLEDDDDDEDDEDDDEVGALQPSVIKPISMGGGMFCSDGESLNTPVVGASTPVSTPSAPSLIFTYPSMLEPESPSPSSESCSKAHRRSSSSGGDQSSDSLNSPTLLAL; encoded by the exons ATGTACCAGGACTACCCCGGGAATTACGACACATCCTCCCGCAGCAGCGCGTCTCCGGCACAGCCAGAATCCTTCACAAGCGGCAGCAGTATCGGCAGTCCGATTTCTACCTCAAGCTATCAG AAACACCGGGTCGACATGCCGGGCTCGAGTAGTGCCTTTATTCCCACTATTAATGCCATCACAACCAGCCAGGACCTGCAGTGGATGGTTCAACCCACAGTCATCACCTCAATGTCCAACCcatacacacgctcacatcCGTACGGGCTCCCCGTGTCCAGCGGTACCGCTCTCCTGGGCCACACAGCACTGTCCCGACCAGGAGTGATCCGCTCCATCGGGGACGCTCGTGGTCGACGCAAGAGAGATGAGCAA TTGAccccagaggaggaggagaagcgaagagtgagaagagagaggaacaaaCTTGCAGCAGCAAAGTGCCGCAATCGGAGGAGAGAGCTCACCGAGATGCTTCAAGGA GAGACTGAGAAGCTTGAAGAGGAGAAGGCAGATCTGCAGAAAGAGATTGAGACGCTCCAGAAAGAGAAGGACAAGCTGGAGTTCATGCTCGTCGCTCACAATCCTGTGTGCAAGCTTCCTCCCGAGGACCGCCATGAGGCCGACCCGCGGCAGTGCGCACCGCTACCACTGACCATGCGGACCATGGGGCAGCGCTGCCAGATGACCCACCTCAACCCAGTCGTGGTGAAGCAGGAGCCTCTGGAGGATGACGACGACGACGAAGATGACGAAGATGACGACGAGGTCGGCGCACTCCAGCCGTCAGTCATCAAACCCATTTCCATGGGAGGGGGGATGTTCTGCTCGGATGGCGAGAGCCTCAACACACCGGTGGTGGGCGCGTCCACCCCAGTGTCCACTCCCAGCGCGCCCAGCCTCATCTTCACCTACCCCAGCATGCTGGAGCCGGAGAGCCCCTCCCCGTCGTCCGAGTCCTGCTCAAAGGCCCAccgccgcagcagcagcagcggaggGGACCAGTCCTCCGATTCGCTTAACTCCCCCACCCTCCTGGCTCTCTAA
- the fosl2 gene encoding fos-related antigen 2 isoform X1: MYQDYPGNYDTSSRSSASPAQPESFTSGSSIGSPISTSSYQKHRVDMPGSSSAFIPTINAITTSQDLQWMVQPTVITSMSNPYTRSHPYGLPVSSGTALLGHTALSRPGVIRSIGDARGRRKRDEQVRHFWLTPEEEEKRRVRRERNKLAAAKCRNRRRELTEMLQGETEKLEEEKADLQKEIETLQKEKDKLEFMLVAHNPVCKLPPEDRHEADPRQCAPLPLTMRTMGQRCQMTHLNPVVVKQEPLEDDDDDEDDEDDDEVGALQPSVIKPISMGGGMFCSDGESLNTPVVGASTPVSTPSAPSLIFTYPSMLEPESPSPSSESCSKAHRRSSSSGGDQSSDSLNSPTLLAL; the protein is encoded by the exons ATGTACCAGGACTACCCCGGGAATTACGACACATCCTCCCGCAGCAGCGCGTCTCCGGCACAGCCAGAATCCTTCACAAGCGGCAGCAGTATCGGCAGTCCGATTTCTACCTCAAGCTATCAG AAACACCGGGTCGACATGCCGGGCTCGAGTAGTGCCTTTATTCCCACTATTAATGCCATCACAACCAGCCAGGACCTGCAGTGGATGGTTCAACCCACAGTCATCACCTCAATGTCCAACCcatacacacgctcacatcCGTACGGGCTCCCCGTGTCCAGCGGTACCGCTCTCCTGGGCCACACAGCACTGTCCCGACCAGGAGTGATCCGCTCCATCGGGGACGCTCGTGGTCGACGCAAGAGAGATGAGCAAGTGAGACACTTTTGG TTGAccccagaggaggaggagaagcgaagagtgagaagagagaggaacaaaCTTGCAGCAGCAAAGTGCCGCAATCGGAGGAGAGAGCTCACCGAGATGCTTCAAGGA GAGACTGAGAAGCTTGAAGAGGAGAAGGCAGATCTGCAGAAAGAGATTGAGACGCTCCAGAAAGAGAAGGACAAGCTGGAGTTCATGCTCGTCGCTCACAATCCTGTGTGCAAGCTTCCTCCCGAGGACCGCCATGAGGCCGACCCGCGGCAGTGCGCACCGCTACCACTGACCATGCGGACCATGGGGCAGCGCTGCCAGATGACCCACCTCAACCCAGTCGTGGTGAAGCAGGAGCCTCTGGAGGATGACGACGACGACGAAGATGACGAAGATGACGACGAGGTCGGCGCACTCCAGCCGTCAGTCATCAAACCCATTTCCATGGGAGGGGGGATGTTCTGCTCGGATGGCGAGAGCCTCAACACACCGGTGGTGGGCGCGTCCACCCCAGTGTCCACTCCCAGCGCGCCCAGCCTCATCTTCACCTACCCCAGCATGCTGGAGCCGGAGAGCCCCTCCCCGTCGTCCGAGTCCTGCTCAAAGGCCCAccgccgcagcagcagcagcggaggGGACCAGTCCTCCGATTCGCTTAACTCCCCCACCCTCCTGGCTCTCTAA
- the fosl2 gene encoding fos-related antigen 2 isoform X3 — MPGSSSAFIPTINAITTSQDLQWMVQPTVITSMSNPYTRSHPYGLPVSSGTALLGHTALSRPGVIRSIGDARGRRKRDEQVRHFWLTPEEEEKRRVRRERNKLAAAKCRNRRRELTEMLQGETEKLEEEKADLQKEIETLQKEKDKLEFMLVAHNPVCKLPPEDRHEADPRQCAPLPLTMRTMGQRCQMTHLNPVVVKQEPLEDDDDDEDDEDDDEVGALQPSVIKPISMGGGMFCSDGESLNTPVVGASTPVSTPSAPSLIFTYPSMLEPESPSPSSESCSKAHRRSSSSGGDQSSDSLNSPTLLAL, encoded by the exons ATGCCGGGCTCGAGTAGTGCCTTTATTCCCACTATTAATGCCATCACAACCAGCCAGGACCTGCAGTGGATGGTTCAACCCACAGTCATCACCTCAATGTCCAACCcatacacacgctcacatcCGTACGGGCTCCCCGTGTCCAGCGGTACCGCTCTCCTGGGCCACACAGCACTGTCCCGACCAGGAGTGATCCGCTCCATCGGGGACGCTCGTGGTCGACGCAAGAGAGATGAGCAAGTGAGACACTTTTGG TTGAccccagaggaggaggagaagcgaagagtgagaagagagaggaacaaaCTTGCAGCAGCAAAGTGCCGCAATCGGAGGAGAGAGCTCACCGAGATGCTTCAAGGA GAGACTGAGAAGCTTGAAGAGGAGAAGGCAGATCTGCAGAAAGAGATTGAGACGCTCCAGAAAGAGAAGGACAAGCTGGAGTTCATGCTCGTCGCTCACAATCCTGTGTGCAAGCTTCCTCCCGAGGACCGCCATGAGGCCGACCCGCGGCAGTGCGCACCGCTACCACTGACCATGCGGACCATGGGGCAGCGCTGCCAGATGACCCACCTCAACCCAGTCGTGGTGAAGCAGGAGCCTCTGGAGGATGACGACGACGACGAAGATGACGAAGATGACGACGAGGTCGGCGCACTCCAGCCGTCAGTCATCAAACCCATTTCCATGGGAGGGGGGATGTTCTGCTCGGATGGCGAGAGCCTCAACACACCGGTGGTGGGCGCGTCCACCCCAGTGTCCACTCCCAGCGCGCCCAGCCTCATCTTCACCTACCCCAGCATGCTGGAGCCGGAGAGCCCCTCCCCGTCGTCCGAGTCCTGCTCAAAGGCCCAccgccgcagcagcagcagcggaggGGACCAGTCCTCCGATTCGCTTAACTCCCCCACCCTCCTGGCTCTCTAA